One Oncorhynchus keta strain PuntledgeMale-10-30-2019 chromosome 22, Oket_V2, whole genome shotgun sequence DNA window includes the following coding sequences:
- the LOC118400885 gene encoding CCR4-NOT transcription complex subunit 4-like isoform X4, translating to MSHSPEIKDDSMECPLCMEPLEIDDVNFFPCTCGYQICRFCWHRIRTDENGLCPACRKPYPEDPAVYKPLSQEEIQRIKNEKKQKQNEKKQKVTENRKHLASVRVVQRNLVFVVGLSQRLADPEVLKRPEYFGKFGKIHKVVINNSTSYAGSQGPSASAYVTYIRSEDALRAIQCVNNVVVDGRTLKASLGTTKYCSYFLKSMQCPKPDCMYLHELGDEAASFTKEEMQAGKHQEYEQKLLQDLYKMNPSFLQTPTCSGEKSKSKSSNSTQRPSNGKDGWPTLSVYGGKLANGLSEDRKSPPLLDCCLDPEVMTSDGLGLGLGPDTGMGSVQGAALSPFSSNCDSNGPSDKPPESIGMVNGETLQQMPNRESPSPPPGLTKPPSSLVVPITVADLTARSPFEGAAAESQSLFSDNSNFRHPNPIPSGLPPFASSPRGGSDWPMTPEPQSLFASDTIPVSSSTDWQAAFGFGSSTKQQQDDDLGFDPFDVTRKALADLIEKELSVQDQPSPLGSPSPFGLHHPGSHHGLHMPLSNPNHFPSSIGPPPRLSQLHHRHISSSFSFPGSQSQSSHHGGSQAAQAAAARHTWMGMPPSARSNNHLLSHLNHSANAGGGHSNFLDLSMPPQHHSHNTGLGGIPMSENSSSIDGLNVKEWQDGLRALLPNININFGGLPNSSSSSSSSSSSSMNHMGGPGGLNGPGGLSHSLSWDGTASWMDPAIITGSIPASAGSSLDCLQEDQNPPHWLKSLQALTEMDGPALPSLPQQPQNQQHQSLHHSHHHGLLDQASSHPHLHHRAGSGWAPYLPGLTQPTHPNPSQFHSPPPGFQTAFRPPGQSATELLQSASAGDRH from the exons ATGTCCCACAGCCCTGAGATAAAGGACGACTCCATGGAGTGCCCTCTGTGCATGGAGCCGCTGGAGATTGACGACGTAAACTTCTTTCCCTGCACCTGCGGCTACCAGATCTGCCGCTTCTGTTGGCACCGCATCCGCACAGATGAGAACGGCCTCTGCCCTGCCTGCAGAAAG CCGTACCCGGAGGACCCTGCGGTGTACAAGcccctgtcacaggaggagatTCAGAGGATAAAGAACGAGAAGAAGCAGAAGCAGAACGAGAAGAAACAGAAGGTGACAGAGAATCGGAAACACCTGGCCAGTGTCAGGGTGGTGCAGAGAAACCTGGTGTTTGTTGTCGGGCTCTCTCAAAGGCTCGCAGACCCAGAG GTTCTAAAGAGGCCAGAGTATTTTGGGAAGTTTGGGAAAATACACAAGGTGGTCATCAACAACAGCACATCATATGCAGGTTCACAG GGTCCCAGTGCTAGTGCCTATGTCACTTACATCCGCTCTGAAGACGCCCtcagagcaatacaatgtgtgAACAATGTGGTGGTGGACGGTAGGACACTCAAG GCTTCTTTAGGCACAACAAAATACTGCAGTTACTTCCTCAAAAGCATGCAGTGTCCCAAACCAGACTGTATGTATCTACACGAGCTGGGGGACGAGGCGGCTAGCTTTACGAAAGAGGAGATGCAG GCCGGGAAACACCAAGAATACGAGCAGAAACTACTCCAGGACCTCTACAAAATGAACCCCAGCTTTCTACAAACACCAACGTGTTCAGGGGAAAAGTCCAAAAGCAAATCTTCAAATTCTACACAAAG ACCCAGCAACGGCAAGGACGGGTGGCCAACACTATCGGTGTATGGTGGCAAACTGGCCAATGGGCTGTCGGAGGACAGGAAATCTCCTCCGCTGCTAGACTGCTGTCTGGACCCAGAAGTCATGACCTCAGACGGGTTAGGACTTGGCTTGGGGCCGGACACAGGGATGGGGTCTGTCCAGGGGGCTGCCCTGTCCCCCTTCTCTTCTAATTGTGACAGCAACGG tcccAGCGACAAACCTCCGGAATCAATAGGTATGGTGAATGGAGAGACTTTACAACAG ATGCCGAACCGCGAGTCCCCTTCCCCTCCCCCGGGGCTGACTAAGCCCCCCAGCAGTCTGGTGGTTCCCATCACTGTAGCAGACCTCACCGCCCGCTCGCCCTTCGAGGGGGCTGCTGCAGAGTCCCAGTCCCTGTTCTCCGACAACAGTAACTTCAGACACCCCAACCCCATCCCGTCCGGCCTGCCCCCCTTCGCCAGCTCGCCAAGAGGGGGATCCGACTGGCCCATGACCCCCGAACCACAGAGCCTCTTCGCATCAG ACACAATACCGGTCTCCTCCTCCACAGACTGGCAGGCAGCCTTCGGCTTCGGCTCTTCTACTAAACAGCAGCAGGACGACGACCTGGGCTTCGACCCCTTTGACGTGACACGGAAGGCCCTGGCTGACCTCATTGAGAAGGAGCTGTCAGTCCAGGACCAGCCCAGTCCCCTGGGGTCCCCCAGCCCCTTCGGCCTCCACCACCCCGGGTCCCACCACGGCCTCCACATGCCCCTCTCCAACCCCAACCATTTCCCCAGCAGCATTGGACCTCCACCCCGCCTCTCTCAGCTCCACCACAGGCACATTTCTAGCTCCTTTAGTTTCCCTGGTTCCCAGAGTCAGAGCAGTCATCATGGTGGAAGTCAGGCTGCCCAGGCCGCTGCAGCTCGGCATACCTGGATGGGCATGCCTCCCTCGGCACGCAGCAATAACCACCTCCTCTCACACTTGAACCACTCGGCCAATGCTGGAGGAGGTCATAGCAACTTCCTGGACTTGAGCATGCCTCCTCAGCACCACAGTCACAATACAGGGCTGGGAGGGATCCCCATGTCAG aaaaCAGCAGTTCTATAGACGGCCTCAATGTGAAAGAATGGCAGGATGGTTTGAGAGCTCTCCTccccaacatcaacatcaacttcGGGGGTCtccccaactcctcctcctcttcttcttcctcctcttcctccagtaTGAACCACATGGGGGGTCCTGGGGGGCTAAATGGGCCAGGGGGACTCTCACACAGTCTCAGCTGGGATGGTACGGCCAGCTGGATGGACCCAGCTATCATCACAGGTA gCATCCCAGCCTCAGCAGGCAGCAGTTTAGACTGTCTCCAGGAGGACCAGAACCCTCCCCACTGGCTCAAATCTCTCCAGGCCCTGACAGAGATGGACGGCCCTGCACTGCCATCACTCCCCCAGCAGCCCCAGAACCAGCAACACCAATCCCTCCACCACAGCCACCACCATGGCCTCCTAGACCAGGCCTCCTCACACCCACACCTCCACCACAGAGCAGGCTCTGGTTGGGCCCCCTACCTGCCCGGCCTGACCCAGCCCACACACCCCAACCCCAGCCAATTCCACAGCCCTCCCCCAGGCTTCCAGACAGCCTTCAGACCCCCAGGCCAAAGCGCCACAGAGTTGCTACAGAGCGCCTCCGCCGGGGACCGCCACTAA
- the LOC118400885 gene encoding CCR4-NOT transcription complex subunit 4-like isoform X3, with product MGQRPLFISAIGTDSHSDAALNYSQHMCTSGVARLQEQRTATYCAGMTENGDLSLGLGDRHNHQQITEQYPVTSRDICSTSPCHRMSHSPEIKDDSMECPLCMEPLEIDDVNFFPCTCGYQICRFCWHRIRTDENGLCPACRKPYPEDPAVYKPLSQEEIQRIKNEKKQKQNEKKQKVTENRKHLASVRVVQRNLVFVVGLSQRLADPEVLKRPEYFGKFGKIHKVVINNSTSYAGSQGPSASAYVTYIRSEDALRAIQCVNNVVVDGRTLKASLGTTKYCSYFLKSMQCPKPDCMYLHELGDEAASFTKEEMQAGKHQEYEQKLLQDLYKMNPSFLQTPTCSGEKSKSKSSNSTQRPSNGKDGWPTLSVYGGKLANGLSEDRKSPPLLDCCLDPEVMTSDGLGLGLGPDTGMGSVQGAALSPFSSNCDSNGPSDKPPESIGMVNGETLQQMPNRESPSPPPGLTKPPSSLVVPITVADLTARSPFEGAAAESQSLFSDNSNFRHPNPIPSGLPPFASSPRGGSDWPMTPEPQSLFASDTIPVSSSTDWQAAFGFGSSTKQQQDDDLGFDPFDVTRKALADLIEKELSVQDQPSPLGSPSPFGLHHPGSHHGLHMPLSNPNHFPSSIGPPPRLSQLHHRHISSSFSFPGSQSQSSHHGGSQAAQAAAARHTWMGMPPSARSNNHLLSHLNHSANAGGGHSNFLDLSMPPQHHSHNTGLGGIPMSENSSSIDGLNVKEWQDGLRALLPNININFGGLPNSSSSSSSSSSSSMNHMGGPGGLNGPGGLSHSLSWDGTASWMDPAIITGSIPASAGSSLDCLQEDQNPPHWLKSLQALTEMDGPALPSLPQQPQNQQHQSLHHSHHHGLLDQASSHPHLHHRAGSGWAPYLPGLTQPTHPNPSQFHSPPPGFQTAFRPPGQSATELLQSASAGDRH from the exons CCCGTGACCAGCCGTGACATCTGCTCCACCTCGCCGTGCCATAGGATGTCCCACAGCCCTGAGATAAAGGACGACTCCATGGAGTGCCCTCTGTGCATGGAGCCGCTGGAGATTGACGACGTAAACTTCTTTCCCTGCACCTGCGGCTACCAGATCTGCCGCTTCTGTTGGCACCGCATCCGCACAGATGAGAACGGCCTCTGCCCTGCCTGCAGAAAG CCGTACCCGGAGGACCCTGCGGTGTACAAGcccctgtcacaggaggagatTCAGAGGATAAAGAACGAGAAGAAGCAGAAGCAGAACGAGAAGAAACAGAAGGTGACAGAGAATCGGAAACACCTGGCCAGTGTCAGGGTGGTGCAGAGAAACCTGGTGTTTGTTGTCGGGCTCTCTCAAAGGCTCGCAGACCCAGAG GTTCTAAAGAGGCCAGAGTATTTTGGGAAGTTTGGGAAAATACACAAGGTGGTCATCAACAACAGCACATCATATGCAGGTTCACAG GGTCCCAGTGCTAGTGCCTATGTCACTTACATCCGCTCTGAAGACGCCCtcagagcaatacaatgtgtgAACAATGTGGTGGTGGACGGTAGGACACTCAAG GCTTCTTTAGGCACAACAAAATACTGCAGTTACTTCCTCAAAAGCATGCAGTGTCCCAAACCAGACTGTATGTATCTACACGAGCTGGGGGACGAGGCGGCTAGCTTTACGAAAGAGGAGATGCAG GCCGGGAAACACCAAGAATACGAGCAGAAACTACTCCAGGACCTCTACAAAATGAACCCCAGCTTTCTACAAACACCAACGTGTTCAGGGGAAAAGTCCAAAAGCAAATCTTCAAATTCTACACAAAG ACCCAGCAACGGCAAGGACGGGTGGCCAACACTATCGGTGTATGGTGGCAAACTGGCCAATGGGCTGTCGGAGGACAGGAAATCTCCTCCGCTGCTAGACTGCTGTCTGGACCCAGAAGTCATGACCTCAGACGGGTTAGGACTTGGCTTGGGGCCGGACACAGGGATGGGGTCTGTCCAGGGGGCTGCCCTGTCCCCCTTCTCTTCTAATTGTGACAGCAACGG tcccAGCGACAAACCTCCGGAATCAATAGGTATGGTGAATGGAGAGACTTTACAACAG ATGCCGAACCGCGAGTCCCCTTCCCCTCCCCCGGGGCTGACTAAGCCCCCCAGCAGTCTGGTGGTTCCCATCACTGTAGCAGACCTCACCGCCCGCTCGCCCTTCGAGGGGGCTGCTGCAGAGTCCCAGTCCCTGTTCTCCGACAACAGTAACTTCAGACACCCCAACCCCATCCCGTCCGGCCTGCCCCCCTTCGCCAGCTCGCCAAGAGGGGGATCCGACTGGCCCATGACCCCCGAACCACAGAGCCTCTTCGCATCAG ACACAATACCGGTCTCCTCCTCCACAGACTGGCAGGCAGCCTTCGGCTTCGGCTCTTCTACTAAACAGCAGCAGGACGACGACCTGGGCTTCGACCCCTTTGACGTGACACGGAAGGCCCTGGCTGACCTCATTGAGAAGGAGCTGTCAGTCCAGGACCAGCCCAGTCCCCTGGGGTCCCCCAGCCCCTTCGGCCTCCACCACCCCGGGTCCCACCACGGCCTCCACATGCCCCTCTCCAACCCCAACCATTTCCCCAGCAGCATTGGACCTCCACCCCGCCTCTCTCAGCTCCACCACAGGCACATTTCTAGCTCCTTTAGTTTCCCTGGTTCCCAGAGTCAGAGCAGTCATCATGGTGGAAGTCAGGCTGCCCAGGCCGCTGCAGCTCGGCATACCTGGATGGGCATGCCTCCCTCGGCACGCAGCAATAACCACCTCCTCTCACACTTGAACCACTCGGCCAATGCTGGAGGAGGTCATAGCAACTTCCTGGACTTGAGCATGCCTCCTCAGCACCACAGTCACAATACAGGGCTGGGAGGGATCCCCATGTCAG aaaaCAGCAGTTCTATAGACGGCCTCAATGTGAAAGAATGGCAGGATGGTTTGAGAGCTCTCCTccccaacatcaacatcaacttcGGGGGTCtccccaactcctcctcctcttcttcttcctcctcttcctccagtaTGAACCACATGGGGGGTCCTGGGGGGCTAAATGGGCCAGGGGGACTCTCACACAGTCTCAGCTGGGATGGTACGGCCAGCTGGATGGACCCAGCTATCATCACAGGTA gCATCCCAGCCTCAGCAGGCAGCAGTTTAGACTGTCTCCAGGAGGACCAGAACCCTCCCCACTGGCTCAAATCTCTCCAGGCCCTGACAGAGATGGACGGCCCTGCACTGCCATCACTCCCCCAGCAGCCCCAGAACCAGCAACACCAATCCCTCCACCACAGCCACCACCATGGCCTCCTAGACCAGGCCTCCTCACACCCACACCTCCACCACAGAGCAGGCTCTGGTTGGGCCCCCTACCTGCCCGGCCTGACCCAGCCCACACACCCCAACCCCAGCCAATTCCACAGCCCTCCCCCAGGCTTCCAGACAGCCTTCAGACCCCCAGGCCAAAGCGCCACAGAGTTGCTACAGAGCGCCTCCGCCGGGGACCGCCACTAA
- the LOC118400885 gene encoding CCR4-NOT transcription complex subunit 4-like isoform X2 — protein MVYKYYIELMLSSFGMFFPTDSLNRMGQRPLFISAIGTDSHSDAALNYSQHMCTSGVARLQEQRTATYCAGMTENGDLSLGLGDRHNHQQITEQYPVTSRDICSTSPCHRMSHSPEIKDDSMECPLCMEPLEIDDVNFFPCTCGYQICRFCWHRIRTDENGLCPACRKPYPEDPAVYKPLSQEEIQRIKNEKKQKQNEKKQKVTENRKHLASVRVVQRNLVFVVGLSQRLADPEVLKRPEYFGKFGKIHKVVINNSTSYAGSQGPSASAYVTYIRSEDALRAIQCVNNVVVDGRTLKASLGTTKYCSYFLKSMQCPKPDCMYLHELGDEAASFTKEEMQAGKHQEYEQKLLQDLYKMNPSFLQTPTCSGEKSKSKSSNSTQRPSNGKDGWPTLSVYGGKLANGLSEDRKSPPLLDCCLDPEVMTSDGLGLGLGPDTGMGSVQGAALSPFSSNCDSNGPSDKPPESIGMVNGETLQQMPNRESPSPPPGLTKPPSSLVVPITVADLTARSPFEGAAAESQSLFSDNSNFRHPNPIPSGLPPFASSPRGGSDWPMTPEPQSLFASDTIPVSSSTDWQAAFGFGSSTKQQQDDDLGFDPFDVTRKALADLIEKELSVQDQPSPLGSPSPFGLHHPGSHHGLHMPLSNPNHFPSSIGPPPRLSQLHHRHISSSFSFPGSQSQSSHHGGSQAAQAAAARHTWMGMPPSARSNNHLLSHLNHSANAGGGHSNFLDLSMPPQHHSHNTGLGGIPMSENSSSIDGLNVKEWQDGLRALLPNININFGGLPNSSSSSSSSSSSSMNHMGGPGGLNGPGGLSHSLSWDGTASWMDPAIITGIPASAGSSLDCLQEDQNPPHWLKSLQALTEMDGPALPSLPQQPQNQQHQSLHHSHHHGLLDQASSHPHLHHRAGSGWAPYLPGLTQPTHPNPSQFHSPPPGFQTAFRPPGQSATELLQSASAGDRH, from the exons CCCGTGACCAGCCGTGACATCTGCTCCACCTCGCCGTGCCATAGGATGTCCCACAGCCCTGAGATAAAGGACGACTCCATGGAGTGCCCTCTGTGCATGGAGCCGCTGGAGATTGACGACGTAAACTTCTTTCCCTGCACCTGCGGCTACCAGATCTGCCGCTTCTGTTGGCACCGCATCCGCACAGATGAGAACGGCCTCTGCCCTGCCTGCAGAAAG CCGTACCCGGAGGACCCTGCGGTGTACAAGcccctgtcacaggaggagatTCAGAGGATAAAGAACGAGAAGAAGCAGAAGCAGAACGAGAAGAAACAGAAGGTGACAGAGAATCGGAAACACCTGGCCAGTGTCAGGGTGGTGCAGAGAAACCTGGTGTTTGTTGTCGGGCTCTCTCAAAGGCTCGCAGACCCAGAG GTTCTAAAGAGGCCAGAGTATTTTGGGAAGTTTGGGAAAATACACAAGGTGGTCATCAACAACAGCACATCATATGCAGGTTCACAG GGTCCCAGTGCTAGTGCCTATGTCACTTACATCCGCTCTGAAGACGCCCtcagagcaatacaatgtgtgAACAATGTGGTGGTGGACGGTAGGACACTCAAG GCTTCTTTAGGCACAACAAAATACTGCAGTTACTTCCTCAAAAGCATGCAGTGTCCCAAACCAGACTGTATGTATCTACACGAGCTGGGGGACGAGGCGGCTAGCTTTACGAAAGAGGAGATGCAG GCCGGGAAACACCAAGAATACGAGCAGAAACTACTCCAGGACCTCTACAAAATGAACCCCAGCTTTCTACAAACACCAACGTGTTCAGGGGAAAAGTCCAAAAGCAAATCTTCAAATTCTACACAAAG ACCCAGCAACGGCAAGGACGGGTGGCCAACACTATCGGTGTATGGTGGCAAACTGGCCAATGGGCTGTCGGAGGACAGGAAATCTCCTCCGCTGCTAGACTGCTGTCTGGACCCAGAAGTCATGACCTCAGACGGGTTAGGACTTGGCTTGGGGCCGGACACAGGGATGGGGTCTGTCCAGGGGGCTGCCCTGTCCCCCTTCTCTTCTAATTGTGACAGCAACGG tcccAGCGACAAACCTCCGGAATCAATAGGTATGGTGAATGGAGAGACTTTACAACAG ATGCCGAACCGCGAGTCCCCTTCCCCTCCCCCGGGGCTGACTAAGCCCCCCAGCAGTCTGGTGGTTCCCATCACTGTAGCAGACCTCACCGCCCGCTCGCCCTTCGAGGGGGCTGCTGCAGAGTCCCAGTCCCTGTTCTCCGACAACAGTAACTTCAGACACCCCAACCCCATCCCGTCCGGCCTGCCCCCCTTCGCCAGCTCGCCAAGAGGGGGATCCGACTGGCCCATGACCCCCGAACCACAGAGCCTCTTCGCATCAG ACACAATACCGGTCTCCTCCTCCACAGACTGGCAGGCAGCCTTCGGCTTCGGCTCTTCTACTAAACAGCAGCAGGACGACGACCTGGGCTTCGACCCCTTTGACGTGACACGGAAGGCCCTGGCTGACCTCATTGAGAAGGAGCTGTCAGTCCAGGACCAGCCCAGTCCCCTGGGGTCCCCCAGCCCCTTCGGCCTCCACCACCCCGGGTCCCACCACGGCCTCCACATGCCCCTCTCCAACCCCAACCATTTCCCCAGCAGCATTGGACCTCCACCCCGCCTCTCTCAGCTCCACCACAGGCACATTTCTAGCTCCTTTAGTTTCCCTGGTTCCCAGAGTCAGAGCAGTCATCATGGTGGAAGTCAGGCTGCCCAGGCCGCTGCAGCTCGGCATACCTGGATGGGCATGCCTCCCTCGGCACGCAGCAATAACCACCTCCTCTCACACTTGAACCACTCGGCCAATGCTGGAGGAGGTCATAGCAACTTCCTGGACTTGAGCATGCCTCCTCAGCACCACAGTCACAATACAGGGCTGGGAGGGATCCCCATGTCAG aaaaCAGCAGTTCTATAGACGGCCTCAATGTGAAAGAATGGCAGGATGGTTTGAGAGCTCTCCTccccaacatcaacatcaacttcGGGGGTCtccccaactcctcctcctcttcttcttcctcctcttcctccagtaTGAACCACATGGGGGGTCCTGGGGGGCTAAATGGGCCAGGGGGACTCTCACACAGTCTCAGCTGGGATGGTACGGCCAGCTGGATGGACCCAGCTATCATCACAG gCATCCCAGCCTCAGCAGGCAGCAGTTTAGACTGTCTCCAGGAGGACCAGAACCCTCCCCACTGGCTCAAATCTCTCCAGGCCCTGACAGAGATGGACGGCCCTGCACTGCCATCACTCCCCCAGCAGCCCCAGAACCAGCAACACCAATCCCTCCACCACAGCCACCACCATGGCCTCCTAGACCAGGCCTCCTCACACCCACACCTCCACCACAGAGCAGGCTCTGGTTGGGCCCCCTACCTGCCCGGCCTGACCCAGCCCACACACCCCAACCCCAGCCAATTCCACAGCCCTCCCCCAGGCTTCCAGACAGCCTTCAGACCCCCAGGCCAAAGCGCCACAGAGTTGCTACAGAGCGCCTCCGCCGGGGACCGCCACTAA
- the LOC118400885 gene encoding CCR4-NOT transcription complex subunit 4-like isoform X1, whose protein sequence is MVYKYYIELMLSSFGMFFPTDSLNRMGQRPLFISAIGTDSHSDAALNYSQHMCTSGVARLQEQRTATYCAGMTENGDLSLGLGDRHNHQQITEQYPVTSRDICSTSPCHRMSHSPEIKDDSMECPLCMEPLEIDDVNFFPCTCGYQICRFCWHRIRTDENGLCPACRKPYPEDPAVYKPLSQEEIQRIKNEKKQKQNEKKQKVTENRKHLASVRVVQRNLVFVVGLSQRLADPEVLKRPEYFGKFGKIHKVVINNSTSYAGSQGPSASAYVTYIRSEDALRAIQCVNNVVVDGRTLKASLGTTKYCSYFLKSMQCPKPDCMYLHELGDEAASFTKEEMQAGKHQEYEQKLLQDLYKMNPSFLQTPTCSGEKSKSKSSNSTQRPSNGKDGWPTLSVYGGKLANGLSEDRKSPPLLDCCLDPEVMTSDGLGLGLGPDTGMGSVQGAALSPFSSNCDSNGPSDKPPESIGMVNGETLQQMPNRESPSPPPGLTKPPSSLVVPITVADLTARSPFEGAAAESQSLFSDNSNFRHPNPIPSGLPPFASSPRGGSDWPMTPEPQSLFASDTIPVSSSTDWQAAFGFGSSTKQQQDDDLGFDPFDVTRKALADLIEKELSVQDQPSPLGSPSPFGLHHPGSHHGLHMPLSNPNHFPSSIGPPPRLSQLHHRHISSSFSFPGSQSQSSHHGGSQAAQAAAARHTWMGMPPSARSNNHLLSHLNHSANAGGGHSNFLDLSMPPQHHSHNTGLGGIPMSENSSSIDGLNVKEWQDGLRALLPNININFGGLPNSSSSSSSSSSSSMNHMGGPGGLNGPGGLSHSLSWDGTASWMDPAIITGSIPASAGSSLDCLQEDQNPPHWLKSLQALTEMDGPALPSLPQQPQNQQHQSLHHSHHHGLLDQASSHPHLHHRAGSGWAPYLPGLTQPTHPNPSQFHSPPPGFQTAFRPPGQSATELLQSASAGDRH, encoded by the exons CCCGTGACCAGCCGTGACATCTGCTCCACCTCGCCGTGCCATAGGATGTCCCACAGCCCTGAGATAAAGGACGACTCCATGGAGTGCCCTCTGTGCATGGAGCCGCTGGAGATTGACGACGTAAACTTCTTTCCCTGCACCTGCGGCTACCAGATCTGCCGCTTCTGTTGGCACCGCATCCGCACAGATGAGAACGGCCTCTGCCCTGCCTGCAGAAAG CCGTACCCGGAGGACCCTGCGGTGTACAAGcccctgtcacaggaggagatTCAGAGGATAAAGAACGAGAAGAAGCAGAAGCAGAACGAGAAGAAACAGAAGGTGACAGAGAATCGGAAACACCTGGCCAGTGTCAGGGTGGTGCAGAGAAACCTGGTGTTTGTTGTCGGGCTCTCTCAAAGGCTCGCAGACCCAGAG GTTCTAAAGAGGCCAGAGTATTTTGGGAAGTTTGGGAAAATACACAAGGTGGTCATCAACAACAGCACATCATATGCAGGTTCACAG GGTCCCAGTGCTAGTGCCTATGTCACTTACATCCGCTCTGAAGACGCCCtcagagcaatacaatgtgtgAACAATGTGGTGGTGGACGGTAGGACACTCAAG GCTTCTTTAGGCACAACAAAATACTGCAGTTACTTCCTCAAAAGCATGCAGTGTCCCAAACCAGACTGTATGTATCTACACGAGCTGGGGGACGAGGCGGCTAGCTTTACGAAAGAGGAGATGCAG GCCGGGAAACACCAAGAATACGAGCAGAAACTACTCCAGGACCTCTACAAAATGAACCCCAGCTTTCTACAAACACCAACGTGTTCAGGGGAAAAGTCCAAAAGCAAATCTTCAAATTCTACACAAAG ACCCAGCAACGGCAAGGACGGGTGGCCAACACTATCGGTGTATGGTGGCAAACTGGCCAATGGGCTGTCGGAGGACAGGAAATCTCCTCCGCTGCTAGACTGCTGTCTGGACCCAGAAGTCATGACCTCAGACGGGTTAGGACTTGGCTTGGGGCCGGACACAGGGATGGGGTCTGTCCAGGGGGCTGCCCTGTCCCCCTTCTCTTCTAATTGTGACAGCAACGG tcccAGCGACAAACCTCCGGAATCAATAGGTATGGTGAATGGAGAGACTTTACAACAG ATGCCGAACCGCGAGTCCCCTTCCCCTCCCCCGGGGCTGACTAAGCCCCCCAGCAGTCTGGTGGTTCCCATCACTGTAGCAGACCTCACCGCCCGCTCGCCCTTCGAGGGGGCTGCTGCAGAGTCCCAGTCCCTGTTCTCCGACAACAGTAACTTCAGACACCCCAACCCCATCCCGTCCGGCCTGCCCCCCTTCGCCAGCTCGCCAAGAGGGGGATCCGACTGGCCCATGACCCCCGAACCACAGAGCCTCTTCGCATCAG ACACAATACCGGTCTCCTCCTCCACAGACTGGCAGGCAGCCTTCGGCTTCGGCTCTTCTACTAAACAGCAGCAGGACGACGACCTGGGCTTCGACCCCTTTGACGTGACACGGAAGGCCCTGGCTGACCTCATTGAGAAGGAGCTGTCAGTCCAGGACCAGCCCAGTCCCCTGGGGTCCCCCAGCCCCTTCGGCCTCCACCACCCCGGGTCCCACCACGGCCTCCACATGCCCCTCTCCAACCCCAACCATTTCCCCAGCAGCATTGGACCTCCACCCCGCCTCTCTCAGCTCCACCACAGGCACATTTCTAGCTCCTTTAGTTTCCCTGGTTCCCAGAGTCAGAGCAGTCATCATGGTGGAAGTCAGGCTGCCCAGGCCGCTGCAGCTCGGCATACCTGGATGGGCATGCCTCCCTCGGCACGCAGCAATAACCACCTCCTCTCACACTTGAACCACTCGGCCAATGCTGGAGGAGGTCATAGCAACTTCCTGGACTTGAGCATGCCTCCTCAGCACCACAGTCACAATACAGGGCTGGGAGGGATCCCCATGTCAG aaaaCAGCAGTTCTATAGACGGCCTCAATGTGAAAGAATGGCAGGATGGTTTGAGAGCTCTCCTccccaacatcaacatcaacttcGGGGGTCtccccaactcctcctcctcttcttcttcctcctcttcctccagtaTGAACCACATGGGGGGTCCTGGGGGGCTAAATGGGCCAGGGGGACTCTCACACAGTCTCAGCTGGGATGGTACGGCCAGCTGGATGGACCCAGCTATCATCACAGGTA gCATCCCAGCCTCAGCAGGCAGCAGTTTAGACTGTCTCCAGGAGGACCAGAACCCTCCCCACTGGCTCAAATCTCTCCAGGCCCTGACAGAGATGGACGGCCCTGCACTGCCATCACTCCCCCAGCAGCCCCAGAACCAGCAACACCAATCCCTCCACCACAGCCACCACCATGGCCTCCTAGACCAGGCCTCCTCACACCCACACCTCCACCACAGAGCAGGCTCTGGTTGGGCCCCCTACCTGCCCGGCCTGACCCAGCCCACACACCCCAACCCCAGCCAATTCCACAGCCCTCCCCCAGGCTTCCAGACAGCCTTCAGACCCCCAGGCCAAAGCGCCACAGAGTTGCTACAGAGCGCCTCCGCCGGGGACCGCCACTAA